Sequence from the Pelorhabdus rhamnosifermentans genome:
GTGCTGGGTATTTTACAAGGTCGTGTAAATACCCGTCAGAGTTTGGCACCTATTTATAATATAAACGAGGAGTTTCACCATAAATTCAGCGAAAAATTTGGGGGATCTTGTTGTCGTGTTTTAAATCGTTATCCTTTTAATTCTAAGGAACATTTGCGCAATTGTTTAAAGTTGACAGGTAGTACAGCCGAATTATTGATGGAATATATTGAAGAAAAGAAGTTGCATTAACTATGTATCAAAGTATCTGAGCTTTTTTCTCTTGAAAATATATTATTAAAAAAAGCACACTATTGAGTGCGCTTTTTTAATGCCCAAATTAGGAACCTTCTTTCCTATGGATAATTGTATTTCCTTAATAAATGGAACGAAGATGCACAGATGTTGTTGGAGAGGTGCATCTTCGTTCATGAAAACTGTCATCAAGTTGGCTGTGATAGTTTCCAAATCGGTTCCACATAAAAATAGTGTACTGACTGTGTAACTATATTATAAAAGTCTGGCAATAATAAGAGTTGAATTTGAAGTAACATTTCAATCCCCCAAAAATTTTAATGATTGATTTTAAACAAATAATAGACTATATTAATATTATAGCCCCCGGGGGTATAGGGAGTAATTGAGGAGCATGATTATGACTAATGAACAGCTAAGAAAAAGTGTGCTTCAACGATTAGGTTCCATCAAAGGTCATATCGCAGGTATTGAAAATATGGTGAAAGGAAACAAAAATTGTGAGGATATTCTTTTTCAGTTGGGTGCTGTAACAGGGGCGGTGAACAAACTAAGTGCTCATATTCTTGAAAGCTATACAGAAGCATGTATAGATGAAGCGAGTATTAAAGATGCCAAAGTGCGTCAGAGAATTGACGATTTAACTAAGATGATGATTACCATGTTAAGAAAGTAAGAGAAGAAAAGATTATATTATACAAAAATCAGAAAGGAACTATTATATGAAAAGTAATATTCAACCATACTTGTTCTGGATTTTATTGATTTTCTTAGGTATAGGGATTGTTTATCCGGTGATTGGCTCAGTCGCCATCATATGTATGTTGGCCCCGGTTTTGCTGGCTCCCTTCAAAGGCCGCTATTGGTGTGGAAATTTCTGCCCTCGTGGCAGTATCTATGATAATGTTATTGCTAAAATATCGCCCCAGAAACCAATACCCGCGCTTTTCCGCAGTAATGGTTTTCGGATATTTATGGTTTTCTTTATTATCGGAGTTTTTACGGTACAGATGTATTATGCATGGGGCGATCTATCTGCTATGGGAGCGGTGTTTGTCCGGATAATTTTAATAACAACAGTCGTAGGGATTATTTTAGGAGTAATGTATCATCAACGTACATGGTGTTCCTTCTGCCCAATGGGAACTCTGGCAAGCTGGTTTAGTACTAGAAAAAAGCCCATGCCTTTACAAGTGGAAAAATCCTGTGTTAACTGCAAACTGTGTACAACAGCATGTCCGCTTCAATTATCTCCTTATATAGCAAAAGAAACTATAGAGGGATTTACTAATAGTGATTGTCTAAAATGCAGTCGGTGTGTGGATAAATGCCCTAAAAAGGCTTTGTCTTTTTAGTATTCTAGGATAGGTTAATTATCATTACTACGTCAGTGTTTGTGGTTGAAATTAAATTCAAAGTTGCTGATATGTCTATTGCATGAGACATCAAATCGCTATTAAAGCAAGAAGACGTATTGATTATATATTTTTTATTGTAATTTCATACCTGTTGGTATATACTACAAATGGGCATATGCCCATTTTGGAGGTGGCTAAATGCCAAGACGACGTTGCTGTGGGTTAGTGGAACAGGAGCCCTGCCACCGTCAACTTACTCCCCTAGATGATGAAGAAAGGGTAGTAACCTTATTAGTTGAAGAATTAGAAACTATAAGGTTAAAGAACCTGACCGGAATGGATCAGGCTGCGTGTGCGGTGACTATGGGAGTATCGCGGGCTACCTTTCAAAGAATACTCAATGCGGCTAGACAAAAAATTACATGACCATGGACACGGTGGTGGCTGCTGCGGTCACTAATCCATACTTGGCTGAAGGGGAGGTTGTTATGCATCATAAATTTGATGTAAAATCATTTGCAAAACTAGATAATCCGGAACGTAGAAAATCATTGCCGGCGGATGCGATTTTGCATAAGTTTGACTTAGAAGATGGTGATGTTGTTGCTGATGTCGGCTGCGGAATCGGTTATTTTACTTTTCCGGCAAGTTCTGTCGTAGGTTTAACAGGCAAAGTGTTGGCGATGGATATATCAGATGAAATGATAGAACAAGTTCGTGATAGAGCAAAGTTATGCGGAGTAACCAATATTGAAACGATCAAAATCGACGAACAAAATTTTTTGTTACCCGATGGTTCAGTTGATGTTGAAATTGTTTTTTTTGTTTTGCATGAAGCACAGAATGCTCTCCAATTTATTTTTGAACTGAATAGGATTTTAAAGCCGGGCGGAAAGCTGGCGTTAATTGATTGGGAAAAGAAGGAAATGCCTCAAGGGCCACCAGTTACGCATCGAATAGACAGGCAGGAAGTAATTTCATTGCTCGCTCAAGCCCGTTTTATTGTAAAAACTGTTGATGTCGGAGAAGATTTTTATGGCCTATTGGCTATAAAACCGGTCTAAGTAGAGCGAAATGGAACTGAGGTATTTGTTTTATGATAAACTACACTAAAGTTTCTTTTAAAAGCGATATTCTTCACCTCAAAACTTGCTAGGTTACCCTGTCCAATTCATGGCTAACTGATCGGCGTGAAATACGTATTTCACAGCAACTGTAAAAAATATAAAAATTGTTTTATTATTCACTTATTAAAAGGCGAATTTAATTATGATTTGTCTATAACCTGAAAGACCCCGTAACAGCGCTTTTCTGTTATGGGGTCCTTGTATTTTACGATATAAATTAAGATAAAAGGGTGGTAGTAAGATGATAGGAAGAGCCGATTAATTCTCCCCAGTCCACCATTGTTAAAGCAGCGGATTCTTCTGTTAACAGTAGCAAAGTGCTGATCAATGAAAAAGCTTTTCTTAGGTAATGGTGTTCTGTTTGCTGAGGAGGATTGATAAAATTGGATACGGTTTCGACAAGATTTCCTGGGCCGATTACGACAAGAGAGTCACCCGCTTTTAAAACTAAATCGGGATTAGGTGATTTGATTGGAATGTTATTTTGAATGACGGCTACAATTGTAGCCTGAGTATGTTGCCAAAAATCAATTTCCTTAATGGACTTACCGATTATATGGGAATTTGGAGAAATGGTGATATCTACCGGATTGAGTAAATCAGAGTATTTTACGTAGTTTAGATAAGTAATTACGTCGTCCAAGGTATTCTTGAGTTCTTGGTCAATGGCCTGTTTTTTCTTAAACGTTTTATCCAGTTTTCGGTAAAGTGAAATCGTTGAGGATTTAGATTGTTGTTGTTCTAAAAAAAGTGAACAACGCTCCGGCGAGGTAACCACAATTTCTTTTCCACGCGAGACGTCCACGATGTTTTCGGCTTTTAGCAAGCTTATCGCCCTTCGTATGGTTTCAGGAGAAACATCGTATTGACTTGATAATAGTGAGCGCCCGGATATTTTTGTGCCAATAGGATATTCACCATTAACAATTTTTCTTGCGAGATCTAAGGCGATTACTTTATAAGTTGCTTGGGAAGCAGATGTATTCACAGATATCCTCCTTTATTCAAGAGTATAATTTATTATATAACAAACAACAACGAAAAAGAAGGAGTTGTTTGTTGTTTGGCGAAGTAGATTATTGTCGAAATTAGGTGATAGTTTTAAATAGCTAATTCCATAATAATTTAGCAATATCCTGCTCCTAATGACGACATAGTTTATTGAAACACAATGTTTTTATAAGGGAGGTGAATGGGGAAACGTAGGCCGAAGTTACCCGGAATTGCTCAGATTAGAAAAATGGAGGAGTTTATGTGGCTCAGAATTTAATGGCAAAGCAGTTGCAGACATCTAATGATCA
This genomic interval carries:
- a CDS encoding DUF134 domain-containing protein produces the protein MPRRRCCGLVEQEPCHRQLTPLDDEERVVTLLVEELETIRLKNLTGMDQAACAVTMGVSRATFQRILNAARQKIT
- a CDS encoding C-GCAxxG-C-C family (seleno)protein, translating into MSTTECSSDVKQLAGQYFKEGYNCAEAVLRAFRQELNLDLSDEALKVGTGFGGGIGHAGCVCGALAASVMVLGILQGRVNTRQSLAPIYNINEEFHHKFSEKFGGSCCRVLNRYPFNSKEHLRNCLKLTGSTAELLMEYIEEKKLH
- a CDS encoding 4Fe-4S binding protein, which gives rise to MKSNIQPYLFWILLIFLGIGIVYPVIGSVAIICMLAPVLLAPFKGRYWCGNFCPRGSIYDNVIAKISPQKPIPALFRSNGFRIFMVFFIIGVFTVQMYYAWGDLSAMGAVFVRIILITTVVGIILGVMYHQRTWCSFCPMGTLASWFSTRKKPMPLQVEKSCVNCKLCTTACPLQLSPYIAKETIEGFTNSDCLKCSRCVDKCPKKALSF
- a CDS encoding class I SAM-dependent methyltransferase, whose translation is MHHKFDVKSFAKLDNPERRKSLPADAILHKFDLEDGDVVADVGCGIGYFTFPASSVVGLTGKVLAMDISDEMIEQVRDRAKLCGVTNIETIKIDEQNFLLPDGSVDVEIVFFVLHEAQNALQFIFELNRILKPGGKLALIDWEKKEMPQGPPVTHRIDRQEVISLLAQARFIVKTVDVGEDFYGLLAIKPV
- a CDS encoding TrkA C-terminal domain-containing protein — encoded protein: MNTSASQATYKVIALDLARKIVNGEYPIGTKISGRSLLSSQYDVSPETIRRAISLLKAENIVDVSRGKEIVVTSPERCSLFLEQQQSKSSTISLYRKLDKTFKKKQAIDQELKNTLDDVITYLNYVKYSDLLNPVDITISPNSHIIGKSIKEIDFWQHTQATIVAVIQNNIPIKSPNPDLVLKAGDSLVVIGPGNLVETVSNFINPPQQTEHHYLRKAFSLISTLLLLTEESAALTMVDWGELIGSSYHLTTTLLS
- a CDS encoding metal-sensitive transcriptional regulator, with amino-acid sequence MTNEQLRKSVLQRLGSIKGHIAGIENMVKGNKNCEDILFQLGAVTGAVNKLSAHILESYTEACIDEASIKDAKVRQRIDDLTKMMITMLRK